ATTTTTACACTCAAGTGAACTATTTGGTGTCCAAATTGGTTTATCTAGAGTGTGCTGCTTGCATTTGAGAATATGTAGGTGGGTTTCATAAAAACAAGTAGATGGCTCCTTGTGGGCAAAGATGGGCAAGTAACTGTGAAAATGCAAAGACCTGTAAATCTAGATCTTACGACTATATCTATGCCAATAACGGCTAAAGCGTCGATTCTTCACCGTATTACTGGTGTAGCGTTCTTCTTCGCTTTAACCTTTGTGATTTGGGCTTGGTCTGAATCTCTCTCTTCTTCTGAAGGCTTCATGTTTGTAAAAGAACTGATGACTAGCTTTGTCGCGAAATTCATCGCGTGGGGCACCCTAACTGTATTGTCTTACCACGTTATCGCTGGTATCCGTCACATGATACAGGACAAGGGGTGTTGGGAAGAATTAGAATCAAGCGCGAATAGCGCGAAAGTTGCACTAGCGCTTTGGGCTGTTTTAGCAATTTTAGCTGGAGTATGGATATGGTCTTAAATCAAGCGACTCTTAAGCGTGATGGCGTACAAGACTTCGTGTCATTACGCACAACTGCGTTAATTATCCTAGCTTATGCTGTATTTATCATAGGCTATTTATTATTGACTCCTGAACTGACCTATGAAGCTTGGTCAGGGTTGTTCTCAAACTTAGCTGTTAAAGCAGCGACGATGATCACACTCGTTTGTATCATGGTGCATACACGCATTGGTTTGTGGCAGGTTCTAACTGACTACGTTAAGAACTCGACAACTCGCACTGTCCTTGGCTTTGTATTAAACCTTATGGCAATAGCTTACGTAGCTATTGGTCTATTTGTTCTATGGGGTGTTTAAGTGAAATATAACGTACGCGAATTTGACGCAGTTGTAGTTGGTGCTGGTGGCGCGGGTATGCGCGCGGCACTCGCTATTTCAGAATCAGGTAAAACTTGTGCTCTTATTTCAAAAGTTTTCCCAACTCGTTCTCACACAGTATCTGCGCAAGGTGGTATTACAGTCGCGCTAGGTAATTCTCATGAGGATAACTGGGAATGGCACATGTACGATACGGTGAAAGGGTCAGACTACATTGGTGACCAAGATGCCATCGAATACATGACTAAAACGGGTCCTGAAGCTATTACTGAGCTTGAGAACATGGGACTACCTTTTTCTCGTTTTGAAAATGGTCGTGTTTATCAGCGCCCATTCGGTGGTCAGTCTAAAAACTTCGGCGGTGAGCAGGCTGCACGTACAGCGGCGGCTGCTGACCGTACTGGTCACGCATTATTACATTGCTTGTATCAGCAAAACGTGAAAAACAAAACAAACGTGTTCTCAGAGTGGTATGCGCTTGATTTAGTTAAAAACGACAAAGGCGACGTCGTTGGTGTTACCGCGATTGATATCGAAAGTGGCGAAGTCGTTTATTTCAAGTCTAAAGCAGTGGTATTAGCAACGGGTGGTGCAGGTCGTATTTACGCATCTACTACTAACGCACACATTAACACTGGTGATGGTGTTGGTATGGCGGTGCGTGCTGGTATTTCAATGCAAGACATGGAAATGTGGCAGTTCCACCCAACCGGTATTGCAGGTGCAGGTACGCTTGTGACAGAAGGCTGTCGCGGTGAAGGTGGTTACCTTCTAAACAAAGACGGTGAACGCTTCATGGAGCGTTATGCACCTAACGCAAAAGACTTAGCTGGTCGTGACGTTGTTGCACGTGCAATGATGACAGAAATTCGTGAAGGCCGTGGCTGTGAGGGTCCTTGGGGTACACATATCAAGCTTAAACTCGATCACCTTGGTGAAGAGATGCTAAATCTACGTTTACCTGGCGTATGTGACCTTTCTAAGACATTTGCACACGTTGACCCTGCTAAAGAACCAATTCCGGTCATCCCAACATGTCACTACATGATGGGTGGTGTACCAACGAATGTGAATGGCCAAGTGTTAAGTGTTAGTGAAAATGGTGATGAGCGTATCATCGAAGGTTTATTCGCTGTAGGTGAAATTGCGTGCGTATCAGTACACGGCGCAAACCGCTTAGGTGGCAACTCGTTGCTTGATTTAGTTGTATTTGGCCGTGCGGCAGGTAACTTCCTAGGCACGTACCTAAACAACTTCGAGTCTACTGGTGAAGCATCGAAAGATGATGTTGATAACGCGTTCGCACGTTACAATCGCTGGGAGTCGTCTGAAGCTGGTAAAGGTGAAGATCCAGTACAAATTAAAAAAGACCTCCAAGAGTGTATGCAGCTTAACTTCTCTGTATTTAGAGAAGGCGATGCAATGGCTGAGGGCCTTAAAGAGCTTAAAGAAATCCGCGAGCGTCTTAAGCATGCTCGTCTAGATGACAAGTCATCTGAGTTCAATACGCAACGTATTGAGTGTTTAGAACTAGATAACTTGATGGAAACAGCGTACTCGACAGCAGTAGCCGCTAACTTCCGTACAGAGAGTCGTGGTGCACATTCACGTTTTGACTTCCCAGAGCGTGACGATGAGAACTGGCTGTGCCACTCAGTTCATCACCCGGGGTCTGATTCG
This genomic interval from Pseudoalteromonas galatheae contains the following:
- the sdhD gene encoding succinate dehydrogenase, hydrophobic membrane anchor protein — its product is MVLNQATLKRDGVQDFVSLRTTALIILAYAVFIIGYLLLTPELTYEAWSGLFSNLAVKAATMITLVCIMVHTRIGLWQVLTDYVKNSTTRTVLGFVLNLMAIAYVAIGLFVLWGV
- the sdhA gene encoding succinate dehydrogenase flavoprotein subunit, with translation MKYNVREFDAVVVGAGGAGMRAALAISESGKTCALISKVFPTRSHTVSAQGGITVALGNSHEDNWEWHMYDTVKGSDYIGDQDAIEYMTKTGPEAITELENMGLPFSRFENGRVYQRPFGGQSKNFGGEQAARTAAAADRTGHALLHCLYQQNVKNKTNVFSEWYALDLVKNDKGDVVGVTAIDIESGEVVYFKSKAVVLATGGAGRIYASTTNAHINTGDGVGMAVRAGISMQDMEMWQFHPTGIAGAGTLVTEGCRGEGGYLLNKDGERFMERYAPNAKDLAGRDVVARAMMTEIREGRGCEGPWGTHIKLKLDHLGEEMLNLRLPGVCDLSKTFAHVDPAKEPIPVIPTCHYMMGGVPTNVNGQVLSVSENGDERIIEGLFAVGEIACVSVHGANRLGGNSLLDLVVFGRAAGNFLGTYLNNFESTGEASKDDVDNAFARYNRWESSEAGKGEDPVQIKKDLQECMQLNFSVFREGDAMAEGLKELKEIRERLKHARLDDKSSEFNTQRIECLELDNLMETAYSTAVAANFRTESRGAHSRFDFPERDDENWLCHSVHHPGSDSMTKREVNFAPTTREAFPPKARTY
- the sdhC gene encoding succinate dehydrogenase, cytochrome b556 subunit, encoding MKMQRPVNLDLTTISMPITAKASILHRITGVAFFFALTFVIWAWSESLSSSEGFMFVKELMTSFVAKFIAWGTLTVLSYHVIAGIRHMIQDKGCWEELESSANSAKVALALWAVLAILAGVWIWS